A genome region from Macaca nemestrina isolate mMacNem1 chromosome 15, mMacNem.hap1, whole genome shotgun sequence includes the following:
- the LOC139358506 gene encoding uncharacterized protein, with product MHQGQRYAGAAVTSETEVIWAEPLPPGTSAQKAELIALTQALTLGAGKKLTVYTDSRYAFATAHIHGAIYRERGLLTAEKKEIKNKQKILALLTALWRPEKLAIVHCPGHQKLTTPTAQGNFLADQTARKVAKAPSQLLTLQLPDPGPRDLPYFPDYSEQDLQWIDKLPLKQIQNGWWTDTNDQTILPEKLGQQMLEHIHRTTHLGARWMIDLIRRSKLKFRHTAEMASNIVTSCKVCQLNNAYPQSQAATGTRLRGTRPGIYWKVDFTEIKPGKYGYRYLLVFVDTFSGWTEAFPTKKKTAQVVAKKILEDILPRYGFPVQIGSDNGPAFVAKVSQDLASILGAN from the coding sequence atgcatcagggccagaggtacgctggagcggcagtgacttcagagactgaggtaatctgggcggaacccctgcccccggggacatcggcccagaaggccgaattaatagcgctcacccaagctcttaccttaggggcggggaaaaagctgacggtatatacagacagccgatatgcttttgcaacagcacatatacatggggccatttacagggagcgggggttactgacggctgaaaaaaaagaaataaaaaacaagcaaaaaatcctagccctgctaacagccttatggaggccagaaaagttagccattgtgcattgcccagggcatcagaaactaactactccaactgctcaaggcaactttctggcggaccaaactgcaagaaaggtggcaaaggctcccagccaactccttacactccagctccctgacccgggcccccgggacttgccatatttccctgattattcagaacaagatctccagtggattgacaagcttcccctgaaacagatccagaatgggtggtggactgatactaatgaccaaaccatcctaccagaaaaattaggacaacaaatgttagaacacatccaccgaaccacccacctgggtgctcggtggatgatagacctgatcagacgctctaagctcaaattcagacatacagccgagatggccagcaacatcgtgacaagttgcaaagtctgccagcttaacaacgcctacccccaatcccaggctgcaacgggaacaaggctcaggggaaccaggcccggtatctactggaaagtagattttactgagataaagccaggaaaatacgggtatcggtacttacttgtctttgtagatactttttcagggtggactgaagcattccccaccaagaaaaaaactgctcaggttgtagcaaagaaaatcctggaagatatcctccccaggtatggcttccccgtccagatagggtcagataatgggccggccttcgtcgctaaggtaagtcaggatttggcttccatccttggggcaaattag